From the Thermus brockianus genome, the window GGTGATGGAAAACCTCAAGGCCATCCTCGAGGCGGCGGGCTCGGGGCTTGACCGGGTGGTCCAAACCACCTGTTTCTTGGCCGATATGGAGGACTTTCCCGGCTTCAACGAGGTCTACGCCCGCTACTTCGCCCCTCCCTACCCCGCCCGGGCCACGGTGGCGGTCAAAGCCCTGCCCCGGGGGGTACGGGTGGAGGTGGCCTGCGTGGCCCTGGCGGAATGATGCGTCCCTGCAAAAAAGCGTAGAATAGCGCCATGGCGCACGAAGCCCACCTGGAGGATCTGGAAGGCCGCTTTCGCGCGGGAGACGTGCGGGCTTTGGCCCGGGCCCTCACCCTGGTGGAGGCGGGACACCCCCTGGGCCAGGCCCTCCTCAAACGGGTGCGGGGCCAAGGGAGGGCCAAGGTGGTGGGCATCACGGGAAGCCCGGGGGCGGGGAAGAGCACCCTCACCGACCGCCTCATCCTCGAGGCCCGCAAGCGGGGCGAGAAGGTGGGGGTGCTGGCCGTAGACCCCAGCAGCCCTTTTACCGGCGGGGCCATCCTGGGGGACCGGATCCGCATGATGCGCCACCACCAAGACCCTGGGGTCTACATCCGCTCCCTGGCCTCCCGGGGCGCCCTAGGAGGGCTCGCCGGGGCCACGGTGGCCGCCTTGGCCCTCCTGGAGGCCTTCGGTTTTGACCGCATCTTCGTGGAAACCGTGGGGGTGGGCCAGAGCGAGGTGGACATCGCCCGGGTGGCGGACACCACCCTCCTCGTCCTCACCCCAGCGGCGGGGGATGCGGTACAGGCCTTCAAGGCGGGGGTCATGGAGATCGCCGACCTCTTTGCCGTGAACAAGTTTGACCTTCCGGGCGGGGAGCGGCTCATCCAGGAGCTCAAAAGCGCCCTGGAACTCTCGCCCCCAAGGCCCGGGGGCTGGCGCCCCCCCATCTACCCCACGGTGGCGGCCACGGGGGAGGGGGTGGAGGAGCTCTTTGAGGGCCTCGAGGCCCACCACCGCCACCTCCTGGAGCATGGCCTCCTGGAAGGCCACCGCCTGGAGCGGGCCCGGTTTGAGGTGGAAAGCGTCCTCCAAGAATGGGGCCGGCGCCGCACGCAAAGCGCCGGGGAACTGGTCCGGCGCGTGGCCCAAGGCGAGCTCTCCCCCGAGGAGGCCGCCCTCGCCCTCCTGGACCCCAGCGCCAAGCCGGCCTAGCCCCTAGGGTAGCGCAACAGGGCCTTGCGCAGCATCTCCCGCTCGTTGGGGTAGGAAAGCCGGTTCAAGGCCTCGGCCACCGGCAAGAAGTAGGCAGCCTCCACCTCGGAAAGCTGGGGCCGAGGCTCCCCACCCCGGTAGGCCATGAGGAAGTAGTGCACTTCCTTGCTCACCGTTACCGGGACGTCCCCATCCTTCACCGTGAAGTAGTAACGCACCTTTCCCAGGGGGGAGAGCACCGCCGCCTCCACCCTGGTTTCCTCCCGTACCTCCCGCACCGCGGTCTCCGGGTAGCGTTCCCCCGGCTCCACCTGGCCCTTGGGCAAGGTGACCACCTTTCCTCCTTTTAGGGACACCACCAGGACCTCGGGAGGATCCCCCCGGAGGACCACCCCCCAGCGGAAACCACCCGCTTCCTGGCTGTCCGCATCTGCCGCTTCCTGCGCAAGGCCCCGCTCCTCAGCAACAAAAAAGGGCGCCCGAAGGCGCCCCCAAGGATCCGAAAAGGGGAAAGCAGAGGCCCTATGCTCCTTAGAAAGGAGGTGATCCAGCCGCACCTTCCGGTACAGCTACCTTGTTACGACTTCGCCCCAGTCACGGGCCCTACCCTCGGCGCCTGCCCTAAGGCTCCCGGCGACTTCGGGTAGAACCCGCTCCCATGGCGTGACGGGCGGTGTGTACAAGGCCCGGGAACGTATTCACCGCGGCATGGCTGATCCGCGATTACTAGCGATTCCGGCTTCATGGGGTCGGGTTGCAGACCCCAATCCGAACTACGCCCACCTTTCCGCGATTCGCTCCCTGTCGCCAGGTCGCCTCGCTCTGTAGTGGGCATTGTAGCACGTGTGTCGCCCAGGCCGTAAGGGCCATGATGACCAGACGTCGTCCCCGCCTTCCTCCTGCTTTCGCAGGCAGTCCCGTTAGAGTGCCCGGCTTAACCCGCTGGCAACTAACGGCAGGGGTTGCGCTCGTTGCGGGACTTAACCCAACATCTCACGACACGAGCTGACGACGGCCATGCAGCACCTGTGCTAGGGCTCCCCTCGCGGGGCACCCCACCCTTTCAGGCAGGTTCCCTAGCATGTCAAGGCCTGGTAAGGTTCTTCGCGTTGCTTCGAATTAAACCACATGCTCCACCGCTTGTGCGGGCCCCCGTCAATTCCTTTGAGTTTCAGCCTTGCGGCCGTACTCCCCAGGCGGCGCGCTTAACGCGTTGGCTTCGGCCCCCAGAAAACCCAGAGACCTAGCGCGCATCGTTTAGGGCGTGGACTACCCGGGTATCTAATCCGGTTTGCTCCCCACGCTTTCGCGCCTCAGCGTCACGAACGAGCCAGGTGGCTGCCTTCGCTATCGGCGTTCCTCCCGGTATCTGCGCATTTCACCGCTACTCCGGGAATTCCACCACCCCTCCCGCCGTCTAGCCTGAGCGTATCCCACGCTCCCCCACGGTTGAGCCGTGGTCTTTCACATGGGACGCCCCAAGCCGCCTACACGCCCTTTACGCCCAGTAAATCCGGGTAACGCTCGCGCCCTCCGTATTACCGCGGCTGCTGGCACGGAGTTGGCCGGCGCTATTACCTGGGTACCGTCATCCCCCTCATCGGGGCTTTCGTCCCCAGTTCAGGAGTTTACACCCCGAAGGGCTTCCTCCTCCAAGCGGCGTCGCTCCGTCAGGCTTGCGCCCATTGCGGAAGATTCCTAACTGCTGCCTCCCGTAGGAGTGGGGCCCGTGTCTCAGTGCCCCTGTGGCCGGCCATCCTCTCAGACCGGCTACCCGTCGTCGCCTTGGTGGGCCTTTACCCCACCAACTAGCTGATGGGACGCGGGCCCATCCGGAAGCGGACTCTCGCCCTTTAATCATGCCCCACAGGACATGACCACATGCGGGATTAGCCCGAGTTTCCCCGGGTTGTCCCACACTTCCGGGTAGGTCACCCACGCGTTACTCACCCGTCCGCCGCTGACCACGGAGTAAAACCCCATGGCCCGCCCGACTTGCATGTCTTAGGCACGCCGCCAGCGTTCACCCTGAGCCAGGATCAAACTCTCCAAAGAAAAACGCCACTAGGGCGTTGGTTGCGTGTTTGCTTGGACCTCTGCTCTCCCCTTTTCAAGATCCCCCTGCTTGGGCTTTCGCCCGCGCAGCAAAAGCTATGCTATCAACCTTCCCCCTTCTTGTCAACACCCCCTAGGCGGCGGATCTCCTCAATGAAGCGCTCCACGGAGTCAAACTCCCGGCAGACGGAGGCGAAGCGGATGTAGGCCACGTGGTCCAACTCGCGCAGGAAAGCCATGGCCTTAAGGCCGATTTCCTCCGAGGAAATCTCTGGGCCCGCCACCTGGTCCTCAAAGGTGTAGGCGAAACGCCGCAAGGCCTCCTGGTCCACGGGGCGCTTCTCGCAGGCCAAGAGGAGGCCCCGGAGGAGCTTGTCCGGGTTGAAGGGTTCCTTACGCCCATCCCGCTTCACCACCATCAGGGGCTCTAGCTGCGTGCGCTCGTAGGTGGTGAAACGGCGGCCGCAACCGGGGCACTCCCGGCGGCGGCGGATGGCCGCCCCCTCGTCGGAGGGGCGGGAGTCCACCACCCGCGTGTCGGGATGGCCGCAGTAGGGGCATTTCATGGGACTTCCCGCAGGAGCTCGTACACCTCAGGGGAGGTGGGGGGCTCGGGGAGCTGCACCTCCAGCACCACCCCCCGGATGCCCTCGGACACCATGGACCCAAGGCCCAAGGCGGCCCGCACCAAGGCCTGGTCGTAGGCCTCCCCCACGGGGTCGCGGGAGGGCACCACCCCGTTCACCCGCACCCCGGGGAAGGTGCGGCTGGCCCCCTCAATGAGCCCCTCCACCGCCTTGCGCACGGAAAGGGTGTGGGGCTCCATGCGGGCGGAAGGGGGCAGGACCAAGGTGACAAACCCCCCACCCGCCAGGTGCCGGAGGCCGTGTTGCAGGACGTAGAGGCTACTCTTCACGTCCTGGCTCATGAGGTCGTACCACTCCCCTTCCAAAAGCTCCACGAAGGGGGTCTTGCTCTCGGCGGTGGTCACGTGGACGATGCCGTCCAAAAGGCCGAAGAGCTCCTCCACCTTCTCAAAGGTGTTGGTCACGTCCAAGACCACGCTCATATCCCCCCGGATGGGGATGGCCGTGGCCCCCAAGGCCTCCACCTCGGAGGCCACGGAGGTGGCCAGCTCCACGTCCGGGTCCACGGCGATGACCGTGGCCCCGTTCCGCCCGTAGCCGTGGGCGATGGCCCGCCCGAAGCCCCGGCCGGCCCCGGTCACCATGACGATCCGCCCCTCGAGGCCCAACAGGTCCCGTGACATCAGGCCCATTGTAAGGGAAAATGAAGGCATGGCCCGAATCCGCGTGGCCCAAGGGGACATCACCGAGTTCCAGGGGGACGCGATCGTCAACGCCGCCAACAACTACCTGAAGCTGGGGGCAGGGGTGGCGGGGGCCATCCTGCGCAAAGGGGGCCCCTCCATCCAGGAGGAGTGCGACCGCATCGGCAAAATCCGCGTGGGGGAGGCGGCGGTCACGGGGGCGGGGAACCTCCCCGTCCGCTACGTGATCCACGCCGCCGTCTTGGGAGACGAGCCGGCGAGCCTGGAAACGGTGCGCCAGGCTACCCAAAGCGCCCTAGCCAAGGCGGTGGAGCTCGGCCTAAAGACCGTGGCCTTTCCCCTTTTGGGCACCGGGGTGGGGGGGCTTCCCGTGGCGGAGGTGGCGCGGGTGATGCTGGAGGAGATCAAGAAGGCCCCGGACACCCTCGAGGTCACCCTCTACGGCTACCGGGAAGAGGACGCCGAGGCCATCCGCCGGGCCCTCTAGAGGGGTTTGCGGAAGCAGACGATGCGCTCCACCTCTTCGTAGCCCAGGTGGCGGTGGGCCTCCTGGCCGAGGAGGTTCGCGAGCGCCGCATCCGAGGCCATCTCCCGACACCCCTTGGCCCTGGCCCAGGCCTCGGCCGCCTCCACCAAGGCCCGCCCCACCCCCCGGCGCCTCCAGGAGGGCAGCACATACCACCCCTCCAAATACCCCACGGGCCGGGTTTCGCATCCTTCGGCGTAGGGGCGGAGGGAAACCTCCACGAAACCCACCAAGCGCCCTTCGGCTTCCGCCACGAAAGCCATCGCTTGGGGATCCCGCAGGAGGGCTTCCACCTCCTCCGCCTCGTCCCCGCCCTCGGGCCAAAGCTGGACCCGCAAGGCCAGGTAGTCCGCCAGCTCCTCCCGCCTTAGGGGCCGGATCCTCACGGCGCCCGCTCCTCTTCTTGGCCAGGGGAGGCCTTGGGGAAGTACCCCTCGGCCAAGGCTTTCAGGTCCTCCCCGTCCACCTTGCCGTCCCCGTTTTGGTCCCCCTTAAGGCCCTCGCCCTCCTTGCCCAGGTTCTGCGCCACCTCCCAAAGGGCGGCGAAGGGCTTGCCCCGGGGCAAGGGCTGGCCTAGGGGCTTTCCTTCCTTGTCATAGAGGACCACCTTGGGGGAAAGCCTGGGGGCGAGGGGCTTCGCAGGGGTGAGGAGGAGGCGGAAGGCCTCCTGGTCCTTGAGGGGCTTGGCGAAGGCCATGTCCAGGCGCAGGAGGCTAGAGGCGGGGTCAAAGTCCAGGAGGTAGGCGGGGCTTAGGGCCTTAAGGCTTTCCAGGGCGGGGGTGAGGTCCTTCAGGGGAAGCTCCAGCTGGAAGCCCACCGCCTCCCTTACCTCCACCCGCCCAAGGAGGAGGAAGGGGGCCTCCACCTGGGCCTGGGGAGCCACCAGGGTAAGCCTAGGCAGGGGCGGGTCGGAAACGGTGAGGGTGAGCTTCTGGGCCCGGCTGTTCTTGGCCCCGTCCTCCACGGTGAGGATGAGGGAGAACTGGCCCTTTTCCTTGGGCACCCCGCTAAGCCGCCCCCCTTGGAAGACGAGGCCCTGGGGGAGCCTACCCTCCAGGCTGAAGCTGTAGGGCCTCACCCCCCCTTCGGCGCTGAAGGCGGCGCTATAGGGCTCGCCCAAGTAGGCGGGGGGAAGGGTGGTGGCGGTGAGGCGGAGGGCCTCGAGGCCCGTCCCGCCCGGGTCCTGGGTGCCGCAGGCGGCCAGGAGGAGGAGAAGGGGCCAGGCCTTGCGCATAGGAAAAGCCTAACCGCTATAGTTGAAGGCATGATTAAGCCGGACTGGTGGATCCGGGAGATGGCCAAAAAGGGGATGATAGAGCCCTTTGAGGAGAGGCTCGTGCGGGAAGGGGTCATCAGCTACGGCCTTTCCTCCTTCGGCTACGACCTAAGGGCCGCCCCGGAATGGAAGATCTTCACCAACGTTTTCTCCACCGTGGTGGACCCCAAGAACTTTGACGCGCGGAGCTTCGTGGAGTACGAGGGCGAAGAGGTCATCATCCCCCCCAACTCCTTCGCCCTCACCCGGAGCATAGAGTACATCCGCATGCCGGAAAACGTGATCGCCATTGCCTTGGGCAAGAGCACCTACGCCCGGTGCGGCATCGTGGCCAACGTGACCCCCTTGGAACCGGGCTGGGAAGGCCACGTGACCCTGGAGATCTCCAACACCACCCCCCTCCCCGCCAAGGTCTACGCCGGGGAGGGCATCGTGCAAATCCTCTTCCTGGAAGGCCCTAGGCCCGAAACCACTTACAAGGACCGCAAGGGCAAGTACCAGGGGCAAAGGGGCATTACCCTGCCCCGGGTGTAGGCTATGGGGGTGCGCGTCCTCCTCCTTCTCCTCGTCCTCCTTAGCGCCTGCAAGGGTGAGAGCATGAAGCCCCTTCCCTACCTTTCGGAAAAGCCCGTGCGCTCCTTCAAGGCCCCTGAGCCGGTGCTAAAGCCCGGCAAGGACTACTACGCCCGCCTCAGGACCACCCAAGGGGATATCCTCTTGGACCT encodes:
- the meaB gene encoding methylmalonyl Co-A mutase-associated GTPase MeaB codes for the protein MAHEAHLEDLEGRFRAGDVRALARALTLVEAGHPLGQALLKRVRGQGRAKVVGITGSPGAGKSTLTDRLILEARKRGEKVGVLAVDPSSPFTGGAILGDRIRMMRHHQDPGVYIRSLASRGALGGLAGATVAALALLEAFGFDRIFVETVGVGQSEVDIARVADTTLLVLTPAAGDAVQAFKAGVMEIADLFAVNKFDLPGGERLIQELKSALELSPPRPGGWRPPIYPTVAATGEGVEELFEGLEAHHRHLLEHGLLEGHRLERARFEVESVLQEWGRRRTQSAGELVRRVAQGELSPEEAALALLDPSAKPA
- the aac(6') gene encoding aminoglycoside 6'-N-acetyltransferase, producing the protein MRIRPLRREELADYLALRVQLWPEGGDEAEEVEALLRDPQAMAFVAEAEGRLVGFVEVSLRPYAEGCETRPVGYLEGWYVLPSWRRRGVGRALVEAAEAWARAKGCREMASDAALANLLGQEAHRHLGYEEVERIVCFRKPL
- a CDS encoding RidA family protein, encoding MKAIQTDRAPQAIGPYSQAVRALGFVFVSGQIPLTPEGTLVEGDIRAQTERVMENLKAILEAAGSGLDRVVQTTCFLADMEDFPGFNEVYARYFAPPYPARATVAVKALPRGVRVEVACVALAE
- a CDS encoding macro domain-containing protein, translated to MARIRVAQGDITEFQGDAIVNAANNYLKLGAGVAGAILRKGGPSIQEECDRIGKIRVGEAAVTGAGNLPVRYVIHAAVLGDEPASLETVRQATQSALAKAVELGLKTVAFPLLGTGVGGLPVAEVARVMLEEIKKAPDTLEVTLYGYREEDAEAIRRAL
- the dcd gene encoding dCTP deaminase, translating into MIKPDWWIREMAKKGMIEPFEERLVREGVISYGLSSFGYDLRAAPEWKIFTNVFSTVVDPKNFDARSFVEYEGEEVIIPPNSFALTRSIEYIRMPENVIAIALGKSTYARCGIVANVTPLEPGWEGHVTLEISNTTPLPAKVYAGEGIVQILFLEGPRPETTYKDRKGKYQGQRGITLPRV
- a CDS encoding putative Ig domain-containing protein, with the translated sequence MRKAWPLLLLLAACGTQDPGGTGLEALRLTATTLPPAYLGEPYSAAFSAEGGVRPYSFSLEGRLPQGLVFQGGRLSGVPKEKGQFSLILTVEDGAKNSRAQKLTLTVSDPPLPRLTLVAPQAQVEAPFLLLGRVEVREAVGFQLELPLKDLTPALESLKALSPAYLLDFDPASSLLRLDMAFAKPLKDQEAFRLLLTPAKPLAPRLSPKVVLYDKEGKPLGQPLPRGKPFAALWEVAQNLGKEGEGLKGDQNGDGKVDGEDLKALAEGYFPKASPGQEEERAP
- a CDS encoding SDR family NAD(P)-dependent oxidoreductase; the encoded protein is MSRDLLGLEGRIVMVTGAGRGFGRAIAHGYGRNGATVIAVDPDVELATSVASEVEALGATAIPIRGDMSVVLDVTNTFEKVEELFGLLDGIVHVTTAESKTPFVELLEGEWYDLMSQDVKSSLYVLQHGLRHLAGGGFVTLVLPPSARMEPHTLSVRKAVEGLIEGASRTFPGVRVNGVVPSRDPVGEAYDQALVRAALGLGSMVSEGIRGVVLEVQLPEPPTSPEVYELLREVP
- the nrdR gene encoding transcriptional regulator NrdR — protein: MKCPYCGHPDTRVVDSRPSDEGAAIRRRRECPGCGRRFTTYERTQLEPLMVVKRDGRKEPFNPDKLLRGLLLACEKRPVDQEALRRFAYTFEDQVAGPEISSEEIGLKAMAFLRELDHVAYIRFASVCREFDSVERFIEEIRRLGGVDKKGEG